Genomic window (Leptospira kirschneri serovar Cynopteri str. 3522 CT):
AAGTGGAATTTCTCTTCAACTTTCTCTCTGTTATTAGTTGTTTCTTTCTTGTTAACGTATTACTTTTTTTATAAAACTCCAAACATGCCTCAACATTTGGATGGTAAGTTAAATCCTATACTTTACGTGTTTAAGGCGTTCCCAGCTCTATTTTCATTTTTTATTATTTTTGCACTTCCGAGTTTAAAACAAAAAAAGTTTTTTTTTATAGGAATTGCTTTAGGAATGTTTGTGTTTGCGATCATCAATTCCATCGCGACCTTAGTTTATTTGGAACCTCCTTATTATGGAAAAGCATACCACTTTTTTTATAAAATGGAATATAATTCGCCTGGGATTACCATCCTAGCCAGTATGCTCCCTATCGCTCTTTTTTGTCTGAACGGTTATCTTTTGGAAGTAGATAAAAAACTAAAATGGCAAAACGTTTTTTTTATATTCGTTTTTCTGATTAGTCTTTCTATTTCATTTCTATTTAGTGCACGAACCTTTTTTTTTCTGATCATTGCAAATATAATCGTATTGGTTTTGGTTCGATTGTGGAAAATTTATTCGATTCCTAACAGAAGTGTATATTATAAATTTATCATTGGATTTTTAATTCTGTTGGTTTCGGGTTCTTCTATTTATTTTTTCTTAAAAAAAACATATATCGGCCAGAGAATTATGACCGGAATTTATTCCGAAAAATTGAATCACCATGTTGATTATTGGAAAACGGTTAAAAAAGATTTTTTTATATATCCTAAGATTACAATTGGATCTGAATATACTTTTTGGTATCAT
Coding sequences:
- a CDS encoding DUF1229 domain-containing protein; the protein is MSARFSLKSASVIADYLFKFRVFSLPVICWICAILIGFGTINGRLSLFVIGLSFIISVLLLKNTKWNFSSTFSLLLVVSFLLTYYFFYKTPNMPQHLDGKLNPILYVFKAFPALFSFFIIFALPSLKQKKFFFIGIALGMFVFAIINSIATLVYLEPPYYGKAYHFFYKMEYNSPGITILASMLPIALFCLNGYLLEVDKKLKWQNVFFIFVFLISLSISFLFSARTFFFLIIANIIVLVLVRLWKIYSIPNRSVYYKFIIGFLILLVSGSSIYFFLKKTYIGQRIMTGIYSEKLNHHVDYWKTVKKDFFIYPKITIGSEYTFWYHNVFFDSHKTSGPVTALILYVYSFFIFIIALKNSLKKDHRSFRYFHFYICFIPYLMTTIPWESSESQMMVLFTGLGALITTVDDKASKI